A window of the Alnus glutinosa chromosome 4, dhAlnGlut1.1, whole genome shotgun sequence genome harbors these coding sequences:
- the LOC133866020 gene encoding uncharacterized protein LOC133866020, giving the protein MRGSIGRKLSLPNPINFSNATRQSLIPFSTSSSSPGGGGGGGRGRGRGSASTQFDFIAPGKPGPDQSESKPDPTPPGLGHGHGRGRPVPSSPTLPPNFSPFISSIKPAPAGRGHSVPLPPDSAPKQPIFFKKEDGPTHVSDMAESFPDHNLPPSIIPVLSGSGRGKPLKQPIPVAQAVEENRHVRASPKSPAHAQGERVQRMTREEAVKNAVEILSRGGVGGGRGGEGDGEESSGGGRGGRGFRGRGGPGRGRGRGMYRGRGRGRGRESRDDGYGAGLYLGDNADGEKLAKMLGVETMNQLVEGFEEMSGAVLPSPAEDALLDAMDVNYSIECEPEYLMGEFDQNPDIDEKPPIPLRDALEKMKPFLMAYEGIQSQEEWEEIMEETMERVPLMKEIVDYYSGPDRVTAKQQQQELERVARSVPVSAPDSVKRFADRAVLSLQKSRTGAFVLLNGAEDYFDQWSWVSRAWYGC; this is encoded by the exons ATGAGAGGAAGCATAGGAAGAAAACTCTCTTTGCCGAACCCCATTAACTTTTCCAATGCCACCAGACAATCTCTAATCCCCTTCTCcacttcctcctcctctcccggcggcggtggcggtggcggtCGTGGCCGTGGACGCGGCTCTGCTTCCACGCAGTTCGACTTCATCGCCCCAGGTAAGCCCGGGCCCGATCAGTCCGAGTCGAAGCCGGACCCGACCCCTCCCGGACTTGGACACGGGCACGGCCGCGGCAGACCCGTCCCTTCTTCCCCGACTCTGCCCCCCAACTTCTCTCCCTTCATTTCGTCCATCAAACCTGCACCCGCTGGCCGCGGCCATTCAGTCCCACTGCCGCCAGACTCCGCGCCCAAGCAACCCATTTTCTTCAAGAAAGAAGACGGGCCTACACACGTTTCGGACATGGCTGAGAGCTTCCCTGACCATAATCTCCCTCCGAGCATAATCCCTGTGTTGTCCGGCAGTGGGCGCGGAAAACCCCTGAAGCAACCGATCCCTGTGGCCCAAGCTGTTGAGGAGAACCGGCATGTCCGGGCCTCCCCAAAAAGCCCAGCTCACGCCCAAGGTGAAAGAGTGCAGAGAATGACCCGTGAAGAAGCAGTGAAAAACGCGGTGGAGATTCTTTCGCGTGGTGGTGTCGGCGGCGGCCGCGGCGGCGAGGGTGATGGCGAAGAGAGCAGTGGTGGCGGCAGAGGAGGCAGAGGGTTCAGAGGGAGAGGTGGGCCCGGGCGGGGCCGAGGAAGAGGGATGTACAGAGGGAGGGGGAGAGGGAGGGGTAGGGAGTCGAGGGACGATGGGTATGGGGCAGGGCTGTATCTGGGTGACAATGCGGATGGGGAGAAGCTGGCCAAGATGCTCGGCGTTGAGACCATGAATCAATTGGTTGAAGGGTTTGAGGAAATGAGTGGGGCTGTACTGCCATCGCCCGCGGAGGACGCGCTTTTGGACGCCATGGACGTCAATTATTCG ATTGAGTGTGAGCCGGAGTATTTGATGGGGGAGTTTGATCAGAACCCGGATATTGATGAGAAACCGCCAATTCCGCTACGTGATGCACTTGAGAAGATGAAGCCGTTCTTGATGGCATATGAGGGGATTCAGAGTCAAGAGGAGTGGGAG GAAATTATGGAAGAGACAATGGAGAGAGTTCCATTGATGAAAGAGATTGTCGATTACTACAGTGGACCGGATAGGGTAACTGCAAAGCAACAGCAACAAGAGTTAGAAAGGGTTGCAAGAAGTGTTCCTGTCAGTGCACCAGATTCTGTAAAGCGGTTTGCTGACCGTGCAGTTCTTTCTCTTCAG AAGTCGAGAACGGGGGCTTTCGTCTTGCTGAATGGAGCAGAGGATTATTTCGATCAGTGGTCATGGGTTTCCAGAGCGTGGTATGGATGCTGA